The following coding sequences are from one Dreissena polymorpha isolate Duluth1 chromosome 8, UMN_Dpol_1.0, whole genome shotgun sequence window:
- the LOC127843109 gene encoding uncharacterized protein LOC127843109, with amino-acid sequence MDSNSTQKKARNLQSLTPIKIPVAEISVTSKGTEFGTWAAEKVNDGVIHDKSIHPTADDCNCCASLWRPSWVQMTLNRIYLVERVLVLGRVDRDNGYFNDITVSAGRRKESLQNEQFTSKNTTIKDILLTPPREIQFVLVMGHGSGLYMELCEIMIYRQADCPLRSYSVYCAKQCHCLDGPCDSVTGACENVICEDGWKGNACNETEVSLSTKCHSDKYYYALLAVSSVFGVVVTAAIVCIVINRRNNQRSAEVAPANRESSSPEIYGNLPQTSRNPDNYDCLQMRTVECH; translated from the exons CCCCAATCAAGATCCCTGTCGCTGAAATCAGTGTGACTTCAAAAGGTACCGAATTCGGTACCTGGGCAGCAGAAAAAGTCAACGATGGTGTGATACATGACAAATCTATTCATCCAACAGCGGACGACTGTAATTGTTGCGCTTCCCTATGGAGACCATCTTGGGTTCAAATGACACTAAACAGAATTTATCTTGTGGAACGAGTTCTTGTTTTGGGACGAGTTGATAGAG ATAACGGTTACTTTAACGACATCACTGTTTCTGCGGGTCGCAGGAAAGAATCACTTCAGAATGAACAATTTACGTCGAAAAATACGACCATTAAGGATATATTGCTGACTCCTCCACGTGAAATACAGTTTGTACTCGTTATGGGACACGGGTCTGGCCTTTATATGGAACTGTGCGAGATTATGATATACCGACAAGCAG ACTGCCCCCTCAGAAGTTACAGCGTCTACTGTGCCAAGCAATGCCATTGCCTTGATGGCCCATGCGACAGTGTCACAGgtgcatgtgaaaatgtgatctgtGAAGACGGCTGGAAAGGAAATGCGTGCAATGAAA CTGAGGTGTCGCTTTCTACAAAGTGTCATTCTGATAAGTATTATTACGCCTTATTAGCTGTGTCTTCAGTCTTTGGAGTTGTTGTTACGGCTGCAATAGTATGTATTGTGATAAACAGAAGAAATAATCAGCG ATCTGCTGAAGTAGCTCCTGCTAACAGAGAATCGTCTTCTCCCGAAATATACGGCAACTTGCCTCAAACATCAAGGAACCCTGACAACTATGACTGCCTTCAAATGCGAACAGTTGagtgtcattga